Proteins from one Dermacentor variabilis isolate Ectoservices chromosome 1, ASM5094787v1, whole genome shotgun sequence genomic window:
- the LOC142557323 gene encoding uncharacterized protein LOC142557323 isoform X1 — MESQKTTALRKIPSWLRSFRISKDASVPEEKEGGPASCQTKQFLRSYRRSLSSKKSGEQGEKSNCESQDVARASLMSIRKIWAEEAKAQAFSKRSTSEQKSKKPCALRSKLLGSPSKIPISEKMQAHHRGLQSSLNHSCCSPNKENFAPPSAAKCKHYGNQSSAGSSDGNLASEIVLSAARHAKNRRSMAKEQGVWRKAVNNIGLPRTSTELGQLPKVCNEQDLLITSPVMGPPWNEKHERVGDWVLCNRDWSSGISAQHALPYAQHKRQPSHLAMEETVPKSVDCAPKVPPRTYLAKLVHAKAHLAKTTAPSANSKIPAATENLHGAKSAISKYGHSLSNQASQDFSLLSRVAQKQQVPPERRRRLCVEVGTPSQELASRLQQQPKRAVRPQVQHNPVYSIKCTSRAQKLNKNCSTGATDVMADDEATVLNCSCERCLMKFNAAGKHAPGRMGDSHTNYSRVVGHQAFKNCLSKNGKKPAALSHHCECCQFKKTYEELKVADDKVQYAMHTKPSCVKNSDQAAKCSAGNKHAFQCQDEITKVIEEAVKASIEKLLSVNSNPQSSKARSVESLHEQAECKKAAASPLKYILLSSCRSGTTGSLLDSTEEVKVDSGIASYHQSCLTVGTVKKMTNNNIDTVNSCSQVGLERTASLPSLVESSSPAKLRVSTAFIKLVKRVSLGQGNEGTSSHHSSFLDVTMNQGSMASQESCSQYSSSGTEGCWQTAESHHAEDSHSQSEIACDLIVQDEANVSSSCTAENGQLKQNEAYKFQIQQSTTPARLQLDSSSLSIGSVSSRKPPDGWERTPPYNAPDVVDINDELSELNPCISDAQGECFSSDSDGSDDQHILEEVIRKGMGMTPPIKLPTRCPKLVKTPRKFKSAEMFCGKAKLKLAAYVNSGHITVHVIRAAKLLTSRGGSANAYIKVSLQPDHLKRAYWRTAVVKSSRNPEFDHKFSLQVVFDDLDDNATEENQILLVCCTRAGDNQWHCSELMAEDAGKRLLVTVWHRDFENKRSELLGSMSFGMEKVLNSDQHVKGWYRLLRQDLGMRRHFAARCSRGTCARVKAISLD, encoded by the exons CACAGGCATTTAGTAAAAGGAGCACATCTGAACAAAAATCAAAGAAGCCATGTGCTCTGAGGAGCAAACTTCTTGGAAGCCCAAGTAAAATTCCTATCTCGGAAAAAATGCAGGCACATCACAGAGGGCTTCAGTCCTCTTTGAACCACAGCTGCTGTTCTCCTAACAAAGAAAACTTTGCTCCACCATCTGCTGCAAAATGCAAACACTATGGAAACCAAAGTTCAGCAGGAAGTTCCGATGGTAATCTTGCCTCAGAAATTGTGTTGAGTGCCGCAAGGCATGCGAAAAATAGAAGAAGTATGGCAAAAGAGCAAGGTGTTTGGAGAAAAGCAGTCAACAATATAGGCCTCCCTAGAACATCTACAGAATTGGGGCAGTTACCCAAAGTTTGCAATGAACAAGATTTGCTGATAACATCGCCAGTCATGGGGCCACCGTGGAATGAAAAGCATGAAAGAGTTGGGGATTGGGTATTATGCAATCGTGATTGGAGCAGTGGCATTTCAGCACAGCATGCTTTGCCTTATGCGCAGCACAAGCGCCAACCAAGTCACCTTGCTATGGAGGAAACAGTTCCAAAGTCTGTTGACTGTGCTCCTAAAGTTCCACCGAGAACTTACCTTGCAAAACTGGTGCATGCCAAGGCGCATCTTGCAAAAACTACAGCCCCTTCAGCCAATTCCAAGATTCCAGCTGCCACAGAAAATCTTCATGGAGCTAAAAGTGCTATCTCTAAATATGGCCATTCTCTAAGCAATCAAGCAAGTCAAGACTTCTCTTTGCTTTCAAGAGTAGCACAAAAACAGCAAGTGCCCCCTGAGAGGCGCAGGAGATTGTGTGTTGAAGTCGGCACGCCCTCACAGGAACTTGCCTCAAGACTTCAGCAGCAGCCAAAAAGAGCTGTTAGGCCGCAAGTTCAGCATAACCCAGTCTATAGCATTAAATGTACATCAAGAGCGCAAAAGCTGAACAAAAACTGCAGCACTGGAGCAACTGATGTTATGGCTGATGATGAGGCTACAGTTCTGAACTGCAGCTGTGAAAGGTGCCTTATGAAGTTTAATGCAGCTGGCAAACATGCACCCGGGAGGATGGGTGACTCTCATACTAATTATTCACGTGTGGTGGGACATCAAGCATTTAAAAACTGTTTGTCAAAGAATGGTAAGAAACCTGCTGCTTTGAGTCATCATTGTGAATGCTGCCAATTCAAGAAGACATACGAGGAATTAAAGGTTGCTGATGACAAAGTACAATATGCAATGCACACCAAACCTTCGTGTGTGAAAAATTCGGACCAGGCAGCTAAATGCAGCGCTGGCAACAAGCATGCATTTCAGTGCCAGGATGAGATAACTAAAGTCATTGAGGAAGCTGTAAAAGCAAGCATTGAGAAGTTGTTATCAGTGAATTCAAATCCACAGTCGAGTAAGGCACGATCAGTGGAGAGTCTCCATGAGCAGGCAGAATGCAAGAAGGCTGCTGCTTCACCTTTGAAGTACATTCTTCTTTCGTCATGCAGATCTGGCACTACAGGTTCTCTGTTAGACTCTACTGAAGAAGTTAAAGTGGACAGTGGCATTGCATCTTATCACCAGTCATGTCTCACTGTGGGAACAGTGAAGAAAATGACAAATAATAACATTGACACTGTGAACAGCTGTTCACAGGTTGGCCTGGAGCGAACTGCATCACTCCCATCGTTAGTAGAAAGCAGCAGTCCTGCAAAACTAAGAGTATCAACTGCTTTCATAAAGCTTGTAAAGAGGGTGAGTTTAGGCCAAGGTAATGAAGGAACTTCATCACATCACAGCTCCTTTTTAGATGTGACAATGAACCAGGGAAGCATGGCATCACAAGAATCATGCAGCCAGTACAGCAGTAGTGGTACTGAAGGTTGTTGGCAGACTGCTGAAAGTCACCATGCAGAGGATTCTCATAGCCAATCAGAAATAGCTTGTGACTTAATAGTTCAAGATGAAGCAAATGTGTCAAGCTCATGTACTGCTGAAAATGGCCAACTGAAACAAAATGAAGCATATAAATTTCAAATACAGCAATCAACAACTCCAGCAAGACTTCAGCTTGACTCATCCAGCTTAAGTATAGGTAGTGTATCAAGCCGCAAGCCACCCGATGGCTGGGAGAGGACACCACCATATAATGCACCTGATGTAGTTGACATCAATGATGAGCTATCTGAGCTAAATCCTTGCATATCTGATGCACAAGGAGAATGCTTCTCAAGTGACAGTGATGGAAGTGATGACCAGCACATTCTTGAGGAGGTAATCAGGAAAGGCATGGGTATGACACCACCAATCAAATTGCCAACCAGATGTCCAAAACTGGTGAAAACTCCTAGAAAATTCAAGTCCGCTGAAATGTTTTGTGGTAAAG CGAAATTGAAGCTGGCTGCCTATGTAAACAGTGGACATATCACTGTACATG TCATCAGGGCGGCTAAGTTGTTGACTTCCCGAGGAGGATCTGCAAATGCTTACATTAAG GTCTCCCTCCAACCAGATCACCTAAAAAGAGCTTACTGGAGAACAGCTGTTGTGAAATCAAGTAGAAATCCAGAATTTGACCACAAGTTTTCATT ACAGGTAGTTTTTGATGACCTGGACGATAATGCTACAGAAGAAAACCAGATCTTGTTGGTGTGTTGCACCAGAGCAGGTGACAACCAGTGGCACTGCAG TGAGCTTATGGCAGAAGATGCTGGAAAACGTCTTTTGGTGACAGTATGGCATCGAGATTTTGAAAACAA acgcAGCGAGCTTCTAGGCAGTATGTCTTTTGGAATGGAGAAAGTCCTGAACTCCGACCAG CACGTGAAAGGCTGGTACAGACTTCTGCGGCAAGACCTTGGAATGCGTAGACATTTTGCAGCACGGTGTTCAAGGGGAACGTGCGCAAGAGTCAAGGCAATATCTCTTGACTGA
- the LOC142557323 gene encoding uncharacterized protein LOC142557323 isoform X2 codes for MESQKTTALRKIPSWLRSFRISKDASVPEEKEGGPASCQTKQFLRSYRRSLSSKKSGEQGEKSNCESQDVARASLMSIRKIWAEEAKAQAFSKRSTSEQKSKKPCALRSKLLGSPSKIPISEKMQAHHRGLQSSLNHSCCSPNKENFAPPSAAKCKHYGNQSSAGSSDGNLASEIVLSAARHAKNRRSMAKEQGVWRKAVNNIGLPRTSTELGQLPKVCNEQDLLITSPVMGPPWNEKHERVGDWVLCNRDWSSGISAQHALPYAQHKRQPSHLAMEETVPKSVDCAPKVPPRTYLAKLVHAKAHLAKTTAPSANSKIPAATENLHGAKSAISKYGHSLSNQASQDFSLLSRVAQKQQVPPERRRRLCVEVGTPSQELASRLQQQPKRAVRPQVQHNPVYSIKCTSRAQKLNKNCSTGATDVMADDEATVLNCSCERCLMKFNAAGKHAPGRMGDSHTNYSRVVGHQAFKNCLSKNGKKPAALSHHCECCQFKKTYEELKVADDKVQYAMHTKPSCVKNSDQAAKCSAGNKHAFQCQDEITKVIEEAVKASIEKLLSVNSNPQSSKARSVESLHEQAECKKAAASPLKYILLSSCRSGTTGSLLDSTEEVKVDSGIASYHQSCLTVGTVKKMTNNNIDTVNSCSQVGLERTASLPSLVESSSPAKLRVSTAFIKLVKRVSLGQGNEGTSSHHSSFLDVTMNQGSMASQESCSQYSSSGTEGCWQTAESHHAEDSHSQSEIACDLIVQDEANVSSSCTAENGQLKQNEAYKFQIQQSTTPARLQLDSSSLSIGSVSSRKPPDGWERTPPYNAPDVVDINDELSELNPCISDAQGECFSSDSDGSDDQHILEEVIRKGMGMTPPIKLPTRCPKLVKTPRKFKSAEMFCGKAKLKLAAYVNSGHITVHVIRAAKLLTSRGGSANAYIKVSLQPDHLKRAYWRTAVVKSSRNPEFDHKFSFELMAEDAGKRLLVTVWHRDFENKRSELLGSMSFGMEKVLNSDQHVKGWYRLLRQDLGMRRHFAARCSRGTCARVKAISLD; via the exons CACAGGCATTTAGTAAAAGGAGCACATCTGAACAAAAATCAAAGAAGCCATGTGCTCTGAGGAGCAAACTTCTTGGAAGCCCAAGTAAAATTCCTATCTCGGAAAAAATGCAGGCACATCACAGAGGGCTTCAGTCCTCTTTGAACCACAGCTGCTGTTCTCCTAACAAAGAAAACTTTGCTCCACCATCTGCTGCAAAATGCAAACACTATGGAAACCAAAGTTCAGCAGGAAGTTCCGATGGTAATCTTGCCTCAGAAATTGTGTTGAGTGCCGCAAGGCATGCGAAAAATAGAAGAAGTATGGCAAAAGAGCAAGGTGTTTGGAGAAAAGCAGTCAACAATATAGGCCTCCCTAGAACATCTACAGAATTGGGGCAGTTACCCAAAGTTTGCAATGAACAAGATTTGCTGATAACATCGCCAGTCATGGGGCCACCGTGGAATGAAAAGCATGAAAGAGTTGGGGATTGGGTATTATGCAATCGTGATTGGAGCAGTGGCATTTCAGCACAGCATGCTTTGCCTTATGCGCAGCACAAGCGCCAACCAAGTCACCTTGCTATGGAGGAAACAGTTCCAAAGTCTGTTGACTGTGCTCCTAAAGTTCCACCGAGAACTTACCTTGCAAAACTGGTGCATGCCAAGGCGCATCTTGCAAAAACTACAGCCCCTTCAGCCAATTCCAAGATTCCAGCTGCCACAGAAAATCTTCATGGAGCTAAAAGTGCTATCTCTAAATATGGCCATTCTCTAAGCAATCAAGCAAGTCAAGACTTCTCTTTGCTTTCAAGAGTAGCACAAAAACAGCAAGTGCCCCCTGAGAGGCGCAGGAGATTGTGTGTTGAAGTCGGCACGCCCTCACAGGAACTTGCCTCAAGACTTCAGCAGCAGCCAAAAAGAGCTGTTAGGCCGCAAGTTCAGCATAACCCAGTCTATAGCATTAAATGTACATCAAGAGCGCAAAAGCTGAACAAAAACTGCAGCACTGGAGCAACTGATGTTATGGCTGATGATGAGGCTACAGTTCTGAACTGCAGCTGTGAAAGGTGCCTTATGAAGTTTAATGCAGCTGGCAAACATGCACCCGGGAGGATGGGTGACTCTCATACTAATTATTCACGTGTGGTGGGACATCAAGCATTTAAAAACTGTTTGTCAAAGAATGGTAAGAAACCTGCTGCTTTGAGTCATCATTGTGAATGCTGCCAATTCAAGAAGACATACGAGGAATTAAAGGTTGCTGATGACAAAGTACAATATGCAATGCACACCAAACCTTCGTGTGTGAAAAATTCGGACCAGGCAGCTAAATGCAGCGCTGGCAACAAGCATGCATTTCAGTGCCAGGATGAGATAACTAAAGTCATTGAGGAAGCTGTAAAAGCAAGCATTGAGAAGTTGTTATCAGTGAATTCAAATCCACAGTCGAGTAAGGCACGATCAGTGGAGAGTCTCCATGAGCAGGCAGAATGCAAGAAGGCTGCTGCTTCACCTTTGAAGTACATTCTTCTTTCGTCATGCAGATCTGGCACTACAGGTTCTCTGTTAGACTCTACTGAAGAAGTTAAAGTGGACAGTGGCATTGCATCTTATCACCAGTCATGTCTCACTGTGGGAACAGTGAAGAAAATGACAAATAATAACATTGACACTGTGAACAGCTGTTCACAGGTTGGCCTGGAGCGAACTGCATCACTCCCATCGTTAGTAGAAAGCAGCAGTCCTGCAAAACTAAGAGTATCAACTGCTTTCATAAAGCTTGTAAAGAGGGTGAGTTTAGGCCAAGGTAATGAAGGAACTTCATCACATCACAGCTCCTTTTTAGATGTGACAATGAACCAGGGAAGCATGGCATCACAAGAATCATGCAGCCAGTACAGCAGTAGTGGTACTGAAGGTTGTTGGCAGACTGCTGAAAGTCACCATGCAGAGGATTCTCATAGCCAATCAGAAATAGCTTGTGACTTAATAGTTCAAGATGAAGCAAATGTGTCAAGCTCATGTACTGCTGAAAATGGCCAACTGAAACAAAATGAAGCATATAAATTTCAAATACAGCAATCAACAACTCCAGCAAGACTTCAGCTTGACTCATCCAGCTTAAGTATAGGTAGTGTATCAAGCCGCAAGCCACCCGATGGCTGGGAGAGGACACCACCATATAATGCACCTGATGTAGTTGACATCAATGATGAGCTATCTGAGCTAAATCCTTGCATATCTGATGCACAAGGAGAATGCTTCTCAAGTGACAGTGATGGAAGTGATGACCAGCACATTCTTGAGGAGGTAATCAGGAAAGGCATGGGTATGACACCACCAATCAAATTGCCAACCAGATGTCCAAAACTGGTGAAAACTCCTAGAAAATTCAAGTCCGCTGAAATGTTTTGTGGTAAAG CGAAATTGAAGCTGGCTGCCTATGTAAACAGTGGACATATCACTGTACATG TCATCAGGGCGGCTAAGTTGTTGACTTCCCGAGGAGGATCTGCAAATGCTTACATTAAG GTCTCCCTCCAACCAGATCACCTAAAAAGAGCTTACTGGAGAACAGCTGTTGTGAAATCAAGTAGAAATCCAGAATTTGACCACAAGTTTTCATT TGAGCTTATGGCAGAAGATGCTGGAAAACGTCTTTTGGTGACAGTATGGCATCGAGATTTTGAAAACAA acgcAGCGAGCTTCTAGGCAGTATGTCTTTTGGAATGGAGAAAGTCCTGAACTCCGACCAG CACGTGAAAGGCTGGTACAGACTTCTGCGGCAAGACCTTGGAATGCGTAGACATTTTGCAGCACGGTGTTCAAGGGGAACGTGCGCAAGAGTCAAGGCAATATCTCTTGACTGA